Proteins encoded within one genomic window of Fragaria vesca subsp. vesca linkage group LG1, FraVesHawaii_1.0, whole genome shotgun sequence:
- the LOC101297299 gene encoding polygalacturonase At1g48100-like: MKKLSKLSLVCVIFFGFLLLSTQARWHNHTKHSKHNHPHKISYISQPPSSSPGPAASYSPPPEEPKNPYNSTPGVFDVRLYGAVGDGQTDDTQAFKMAWDTACQSESPAKILVPNHFTFMIQSTIFTGPCLSGLVLQVDGVIVPPDGPESWPKNNSRRQWLVFYRINKMSLQGSGVIDGRGDKWWQLPCKPHMGINGTTLPGPCDSPVAIRFFMSSNLTVQGLRIKNSPQFHFRFDGCINVNVDSISISAPARSPNTDGIHIENTNDVKIYNSVISNGDDCVSIGSGCYDVDIRNITCGPGHGISIGSLGNHNSRACVKNITVRDSIIRVSDNGVRIKTWQGGSGAVSGVTFSNIHMDNVRNPIMIDQFYCLTKQCSNQTAAVYVSNILYSGIKGTYDVRNAPMHFGCSDSMPCTNLTLSDVELLPAVGDMMSDPYCWNAYGQLQTLTIPPVSCLLEGAPRTLLSDEIDRC, translated from the exons ATGAAGAAGCTTTCCAAATTGTCACTAGTGTGCGTTATATTCTTTGGCTTTTTGCTTCTGTCAACCCAAGCCAGATGGCATAACCATACCAAACACAGCAAACACAACCACCCTCACAAGATTTCTTACATTTCACAGCCTCCTTCCTCTTCACCTGGACCTGCTGCTAGCTACAGTCCTCCTCCTGAAGAGCCTAAGAATCCATACAACTCCACACCTGGTGTTTTCGATGTTCGATTATATGGGGCTGTGGGGGATGGCCAAACAGATGACACTCAAGCCTTTAAAATGGCTTGGGACACAGCCTGCCAAAGTGAATCACCAGCAAAGATACTTGTTCCGAACCATTTCACATTCATGATTCAGTCCACAATATTTACGGGTCCCTGCCTTTCAGGCCTGGTGTTACAG GTCGATGGGGTTATAGTACCACCTGATGGACCAGAGTCCTGGCCAAAAAACAACAGCAGGCGCCAATGGCTCGTTTTTTATCGAATCAACAAGATGTCGCTGCAAGGGAGTGGTGTTATAGATGGGAGAGGAGACAAATGGTGGCAACTTCCCTGCAAGCCCCACATG GGAATAAATGGAACCACCTTGCCTGGACCATGTGATAGCCCAGTT GCCATTAGATTTTTCATGAGCTCTAACTTGACAGTACAAGGTCTTAGGATTAAGAATAGCCCCCAATTCCACTTCAGATTTGATGGTTGCATAAATGTGAATGTAGACTCCATTTCTATATCAGCTCCTGCTCGAAGTCCGAATACAGATGGGATTCACATAGAGAACACCAATGATGTAAAAATTTATAATTCTGTAATTTCTAATG GTGATGATTGTGTATCAATTGGATCAGGCTGTTATGATGTAGACATTAGAAACATCACTTGTGGCCCTGGTCATGGAATCAG CATTGGGAGTCTCGGAAACCACAACTCGCGAGCCTGTGTTAAAAATATTACAGTTCGAGACTCTATTATTAGAGTTTCGGATAATGGAGTTAGGATCAAGACATGGCAGGGTGGATCCGGAGCAGTGTCCGGAGTAACTTTCAGTAACATTCACATGGACAATGTTAGGAACCCCATTATGATTGATCAATTTTACTGCCTTACTAAGCAGTGCAGCAATCAAACCGCAGCGGTATATGTATCGAACATCCTATACTCGGGCATAAAAGGAACCTATGATGTCCGGAATGCTCCAATGCATTTTGGCTGCAGTGATTCTATGCCATGCACCAACTTAACACTCTCAGATGTTGAGCTTCTTCCAGCTGTAGGAGATATGATGTCAGACCCTTATTGTTGGAATGCTTACGGACAACTGCAAACGCTTACTATTCCACCAGTCTCTTGCTTGTTGGAGGGTGCTCCTAGAACTTTACTGAGCGATGAAATAGACCGCTGCTGA